A part of Deinococcus aquaedulcis genomic DNA contains:
- the aguB gene encoding N-carbamoylputrescine amidase: MSTPETVKLAVVQMHVTDQLDDNVARAEAHVRDAAKQGAQVILLPELFENLYFCQVEREDYFALAHPQEGHPFIGRFQNLARELGVVLPLSYFERAGQAHYNSLVCIDADGRVLGNYRKTHIPDGPGYEEKYYFNPGDTGFKVWDTRYGRVGVGICWDQWYPETARVMMLQGADFLLYPTAIGTEPAEVETPNSHHMWQRAMIGHAVSNSSYVGAANRIGTETVGDLTQTYYGHSFISDYTGELVAEFGETEEGALLHDLNLREARKFRAGMGFFRDRRPELYGALLTTDGVTRRG, translated from the coding sequence ATGAGCACCCCGGAGACTGTGAAACTCGCCGTCGTGCAGATGCACGTCACCGACCAGTTAGACGACAACGTGGCCCGCGCCGAGGCCCATGTGCGGGACGCCGCCAAACAGGGCGCGCAGGTCATCCTGCTGCCCGAACTGTTCGAGAACCTGTACTTCTGCCAGGTGGAGCGCGAGGACTACTTTGCCCTGGCCCACCCGCAAGAAGGCCACCCCTTCATTGGCCGCTTTCAGAATCTGGCGCGCGAACTGGGCGTGGTGCTGCCACTGTCGTACTTCGAGCGGGCCGGGCAGGCGCACTACAACTCGCTGGTGTGCATTGACGCCGACGGCCGCGTGCTGGGCAACTACCGCAAAACCCATATCCCCGACGGCCCCGGCTACGAGGAAAAGTATTACTTCAACCCCGGCGACACCGGCTTCAAGGTCTGGGACACCCGTTACGGCCGCGTGGGCGTGGGCATCTGCTGGGACCAGTGGTACCCCGAAACCGCCCGGGTCATGATGCTCCAGGGCGCCGACTTCCTGCTGTACCCCACCGCCATTGGCACCGAACCCGCCGAGGTGGAAACCCCCAACAGCCATCACATGTGGCAGCGCGCCATGATCGGCCACGCGGTCAGCAATTCCAGCTACGTGGGCGCCGCCAACCGCATTGGCACCGAAACGGTGGGCGACCTGACCCAGACCTACTACGGGCACTCCTTCATTTCCGATTACACCGGCGAACTGGTGGCCGAATTCGGGGAAACCGAGGAAGGGGCCCTGCTGCACGACCTGAACCTGCGCGAGGCCCGCAAGTTCCGCGCTGGCATGGGATTTTTCCGTGACCGCCGCCCGGAGTTGTATGGCGCGCTGCTCACCACTGACGGCGTGACGAGAAGGGGGTAA
- a CDS encoding potassium channel family protein, with protein sequence MDRRRLVTLLALMVGLVGFGTVGYRVLEGWSWLDCLFMTVMTLTTVGYGAPGPLHESGKAFSVFLMLVGIGLMLYLLTLLAETLVRAATDPDLARRRKEKRIMTLSNHTIVCGYGQVGEAVSVALRGARREVVVIDPRPQHLDWAQTQGLHTIVGDATDEDVLRRAGVEQAASLVTVINSDPSNLYVVLSAKGLNPAIRVIARASDEAAARKMRRAGADEVINPYQLSGNRIAAMMLAPRLSRLLSGDVSSEHFTIRELGVPPALVGRTVAELGRETGALVVAVWRAGQPIRSRPEEVLREGDAVLVAGAAAEVEAVESLRGGG encoded by the coding sequence ATGGACCGCCGCCGCCTGGTCACGCTGCTGGCCCTGATGGTGGGGCTGGTGGGCTTCGGGACGGTGGGCTACCGGGTGCTGGAAGGCTGGAGCTGGCTGGACTGCCTGTTCATGACGGTCATGACCCTGACGACCGTGGGCTACGGGGCGCCGGGCCCGCTGCACGAGAGCGGCAAGGCCTTCAGCGTCTTTTTAATGCTGGTGGGCATTGGCCTGATGCTGTACCTGCTGACCCTGCTGGCCGAAACCCTGGTGCGCGCCGCCACCGACCCCGATCTGGCGCGGCGGCGCAAGGAGAAGCGAATCATGACCCTGAGCAACCACACGATTGTCTGCGGCTACGGGCAGGTGGGCGAGGCCGTCAGCGTGGCCCTGCGCGGCGCCCGGCGCGAGGTGGTGGTGATTGACCCCCGGCCCCAGCACCTGGACTGGGCCCAGACCCAGGGCCTGCACACCATCGTGGGCGACGCCACCGACGAGGACGTGCTGCGCCGCGCAGGCGTGGAGCAGGCCGCCTCGCTGGTCACGGTGATCAACAGCGACCCCAGCAACCTGTACGTGGTGCTCTCGGCCAAGGGCCTGAACCCGGCCATCCGGGTGATTGCGCGCGCCAGTGACGAGGCCGCCGCCCGCAAGATGCGCCGCGCCGGGGCCGACGAGGTCATCAACCCCTACCAGCTCAGCGGCAACCGCATCGCCGCCATGATGCTGGCCCCGCGCCTGAGCCGCCTGCTGAGCGGCGACGTGAGCAGCGAGCACTTCACCATCCGCGAACTGGGGGTGCCGCCCGCCCTGGTGGGGCGCACGGTGGCCGAACTGGGCCGCGAAACCGGCGCGCTGGTGGTGGCGGTGTGGCGCGCGGGCCAGCCCATCCGCAGCCGTCCCGAAGAGGTACTGCGCGAGGGCGACGCCGTGCTGGTGGCCGGCGCCGCCGCCGAGGTGGAAGCGGTAGAAAGCCTGCGCGGGGGCGGGTAG
- a CDS encoding DsbA family oxidoreductase: MTDLYFDFLCPYAWRGVELAAALRAGGERFWLRHYSLVEGNHPGNATELTWRLTEQPGREGAPHQQGSLRAFVASHAAAAQGEEGHWAFTLALYRAVHEDKQPLEDATIMAAAETAGLDLAAFERALADDDARRSELRAELDAAREVGVFGTPTFVLPTGEAAYYRFETLTRDPAIAREWWTLYRTVLTSEAEIGTIKRAKNRAPRKGGVKP; encoded by the coding sequence ATGACCGACCTGTATTTCGATTTCCTATGCCCCTACGCCTGGCGCGGGGTGGAACTGGCCGCCGCCCTGCGCGCCGGGGGCGAACGGTTCTGGTTGCGCCACTACTCGCTGGTGGAGGGCAACCACCCCGGGAACGCCACCGAGTTGACCTGGCGCCTGACCGAGCAGCCGGGCCGCGAGGGTGCCCCGCACCAGCAGGGCAGTCTGCGCGCCTTCGTGGCCTCGCACGCAGCGGCGGCGCAGGGCGAAGAGGGCCACTGGGCCTTCACGTTGGCCCTGTACCGCGCCGTGCACGAGGACAAGCAGCCGCTGGAAGACGCCACCATCATGGCCGCCGCCGAGACCGCAGGCCTGGACCTCGCGGCCTTTGAGCGGGCCCTGGCGGACGACGACGCCCGCCGCTCAGAGCTGCGCGCCGAACTGGACGCCGCTCGCGAGGTGGGCGTGTTCGGCACCCCCACCTTTGTCCTGCCGACCGGCGAGGCCGCCTACTACCGCTTTGAAACCCTGACCCGCGACCCCGCCATCGCCCGCGAGTGGTGGACCCTGTACCGCACAGTCCTGACCAGCGAGGCCGAGATTGGCACCATCAAGCGCGCGAAAAACCGTGCGCCGCGCAAGGGGGGCGTGAAGCCCTGA
- a CDS encoding VOC family protein, with protein sequence MTLSLPQAPAGPSPIHDLAGLTLEVNQLARGVRFYGQVLGLPLLHLDEERQVAQLAVNRAQALTLWRPVTRQPNEPWLGPLRARGGSHVHYAFQIRPEDLPRCRALLDAHGLPWQEINLGTPEAPDPTLYFFDPFGHGLELRAVNRLDARQPACPVPEEPLQPQPHALPVLGLREVALAFGDYDAMKARLPRAYGFALAKEQPDRNFAQFTLGPAPEPDGNGTPRRWLYAWDPQVGLADMLGGDHAHVTFYADVAAVAQRAQAEGLPCVTQGERLAVRDPEGHVFEFRPLPQEL encoded by the coding sequence ATGACGCTGAGTCTGCCCCAGGCCCCCGCCGGCCCCTCGCCCATTCACGACCTCGCCGGCCTGACGCTGGAGGTCAACCAGCTGGCGCGGGGGGTGCGCTTTTATGGGCAGGTGCTGGGGCTGCCGCTGTTGCACCTGGATGAGGAAAGGCAGGTGGCCCAGCTGGCGGTGAACCGCGCGCAGGCCCTGACCCTGTGGCGCCCGGTCACGCGCCAGCCCAACGAGCCGTGGCTGGGGCCGCTGCGGGCCCGGGGCGGCAGCCACGTACATTACGCCTTTCAGATTCGCCCGGAAGACCTGCCACGCTGCCGCGCGTTGCTGGACGCCCACGGCCTGCCCTGGCAGGAGATCAACCTGGGCACGCCTGAAGCCCCGGACCCCACGCTGTACTTCTTCGACCCGTTTGGGCATGGCCTCGAACTGCGAGCCGTGAACCGCCTGGACGCGCGCCAGCCCGCGTGCCCAGTGCCCGAAGAACCCTTGCAGCCCCAGCCCCACGCCCTGCCGGTGCTGGGACTGCGCGAGGTGGCGCTGGCCTTTGGTGATTACGACGCCATGAAGGCCCGCCTGCCCCGTGCCTACGGCTTCGCGCTGGCCAAGGAGCAGCCGGACCGCAACTTCGCTCAGTTCACCCTGGGCCCCGCGCCCGAGCCGGACGGCAACGGCACGCCCCGCCGCTGGCTGTACGCCTGGGACCCGCAGGTGGGGCTGGCCGACATGCTGGGCGGCGACCACGCCCACGTCACCTTCTACGCTGATGTGGCGGCGGTGGCGCAGCGCGCTCAGGCCGAGGGCCTGCCCTGCGTGACCCAGGGCGAGCGGCTGGCCGTGCGCGACCCCGAAGGCCATGTGTTCGAGTTCCGCCCATTGCCCCAGGAGCTGTAA
- a CDS encoding GNAT family N-acetyltransferase, with amino-acid sequence MDLGGGYHARPISLAEYRAACARLEDQIFGGNSLYAFDPPTRDAPPLGNAWNWGVYRGDELIGWHHAHARDERTVYMADTGILPAHQGQGLYTRLLPHLLAAFRAAGFTLVQSHHRATNNAVLVPKLRAGFFLQGLNAYEGGLNAALTLSMDDTYRDAMHVRSGFQRAQGETARRLGLPDVPAPPSSEALAIPLSAEADPGTDLGGGYSLHRVSPELYREVYGRLEPFAYSTVSFDWAGAPAAAAPRGPLWAWLIAHQGTVAGWQASRAWDSRTAYMVNTALLPAHRGRGVYRRLLPLVMVALHGEGYPLIRSHHHLTNNAVLVPKLRAGFRLQGMQVDEHGVLAVLIHSADEVYRAYMDVRSGLSQPRGEVARRLGLPEVG; translated from the coding sequence ATGGACTTGGGCGGCGGCTATCACGCCCGTCCCATCTCGCTGGCCGAGTACCGCGCCGCCTGCGCGCGCCTGGAAGACCAGATTTTCGGCGGCAACTCGCTGTACGCCTTCGACCCGCCCACCCGTGACGCCCCGCCGCTGGGCAACGCGTGGAACTGGGGGGTCTACCGGGGCGACGAGCTGATCGGCTGGCACCACGCCCACGCCCGCGACGAACGCACGGTGTACATGGCCGACACCGGGATCTTGCCCGCCCACCAGGGACAGGGCCTGTACACCCGGCTGCTGCCGCACCTGCTGGCGGCCTTTCGGGCGGCGGGCTTCACGCTGGTGCAGAGCCACCACCGCGCCACGAACAACGCGGTGCTGGTGCCCAAGCTGCGGGCTGGGTTTTTCCTGCAGGGGCTGAATGCCTACGAAGGCGGACTGAACGCGGCGCTGACCCTGTCGATGGATGACACCTACCGGGACGCCATGCATGTGCGCAGCGGCTTTCAGCGCGCACAGGGCGAGACGGCGCGGCGCCTGGGCTTACCGGATGTGCCGGCGCCGCCGTCTTCCGAGGCCCTCGCTATTCCTCTCTCCGCAGAGGCTGACCCCGGCACCGACCTGGGCGGTGGGTACAGCCTGCACCGCGTCTCGCCGGAACTGTACCGCGAGGTGTACGGCCGGCTGGAACCCTTCGCGTACAGCACGGTGTCGTTTGACTGGGCCGGGGCGCCCGCAGCGGCGGCGCCGCGTGGACCCCTGTGGGCGTGGCTGATCGCCCACCAGGGCACGGTGGCTGGCTGGCAGGCCAGCCGCGCCTGGGACAGCCGCACCGCCTACATGGTGAATACGGCGCTGCTGCCCGCGCACCGGGGCCGGGGCGTGTACCGCCGCCTGCTGCCGCTGGTCATGGTGGCCCTGCACGGCGAAGGCTACCCCCTGATTCGCAGCCACCACCACCTCACCAACAATGCCGTGCTGGTGCCCAAGCTGCGCGCTGGCTTCCGCCTTCAGGGCATGCAGGTGGATGAACACGGCGTGCTGGCGGTGCTGATCCACAGCGCCGACGAGGTGTACCGCGCCTATATGGATGTGCGGAGCGGCCTGAGCCAACCCAGAGGCGAGGTGGCGCGGCGACTGGGCCTGCCAGAAGTGGGATAG
- a CDS encoding agmatine deiminase family protein, with translation MSDLSPAQDPTPRELGFAMPAEWAPHAATWLSWPADDELWFGHLKAVRGEFAELVRTIARFEHVHLLVRDEESDTDARARLQGADVTFHRVPLDDVWVRDNGPIFVQRGGEVALTDWKFNSWGGKFEWHNDDRVPAYVAGHLGVHRWALPFVLEGGGLEVNGAGVGLTTRSCFLTETRNPGLTEEGYALLLNDMLGVRKLLWLDGGLENDHTDGHIDTITRFTDERTIVTSVESNPADPNHAVMAKNLADLQAMTDLGGQPFRIVELPLPAHRLEGAEGRLPPTYANFYIGNGFVAVPQYGDPNDARALEVLTPLFPGREVIGLSSRAIIEGGGSFHCVTQQQPAGQPWKPE, from the coding sequence ATGTCTGACCTCTCCCCTGCCCAGGACCCCACCCCGCGCGAACTGGGGTTTGCCATGCCTGCCGAATGGGCGCCCCACGCCGCCACATGGCTGAGCTGGCCCGCCGACGACGAGCTGTGGTTTGGGCACCTGAAGGCCGTGCGCGGCGAATTTGCGGAGCTGGTGCGCACCATCGCCCGCTTTGAGCATGTGCACCTGCTGGTGCGCGACGAGGAGAGCGACACCGACGCCCGCGCCCGCCTGCAGGGCGCCGACGTGACCTTTCACCGCGTGCCGCTGGACGACGTGTGGGTGCGCGACAACGGCCCCATTTTCGTGCAGCGCGGCGGGGAAGTGGCCCTGACCGACTGGAAATTCAATTCCTGGGGCGGCAAGTTCGAGTGGCACAACGATGACCGCGTGCCGGCCTACGTGGCGGGGCACCTGGGCGTGCACCGCTGGGCCCTGCCCTTTGTGCTGGAAGGCGGCGGCCTGGAGGTCAACGGCGCCGGGGTGGGCCTGACCACGCGCTCGTGCTTTCTGACCGAGACCCGTAACCCCGGCCTGACCGAAGAGGGCTACGCCCTGCTGCTGAACGACATGCTGGGCGTGCGCAAGCTGCTGTGGCTGGACGGCGGCTTAGAGAACGACCATACCGACGGCCACATTGACACCATCACCCGCTTCACCGACGAGCGCACCATTGTGACCAGTGTGGAGAGCAATCCCGCCGACCCCAACCACGCGGTCATGGCCAAGAATCTGGCCGACCTGCAGGCCATGACGGACCTGGGCGGGCAGCCCTTCCGGATTGTGGAATTGCCCCTGCCCGCCCACCGCCTGGAGGGCGCCGAGGGCCGCCTGCCCCCCACATACGCCAACTTCTACATTGGCAACGGCTTTGTGGCGGTGCCCCAGTACGGCGACCCCAACGACGCCCGCGCGCTGGAGGTGCTGACCCCGCTATTCCCCGGCCGCGAGGTGATTGGCCTGAGCAGCCGCGCGATTATTGAGGGCGGCGGCTCGTTTCACTGCGTGACGCAGCAGCAGCCCGCAGGCCAGCCGTGGAAGCCGGAGTAA
- a CDS encoding orotate phosphoribosyltransferase, which translates to MSAVSGSLLPLLQAGGALRPGLTHFRNGLIADGWIEKGEIMRDPAQLDRVAAWQAQAIAGHFPGATLLVGAPACGAVLATFVARHLGLPVAFLALQPVPAWHRMHVPAPGHRAVYVDDLICTGRDARTAAAFLRAQGLTVLGVSAWISRTDLGGERLHTLAPPPFQTWAAHPAPPAGPPQYTDVRE; encoded by the coding sequence GTGAGCGCCGTTTCCGGGAGCCTGCTGCCGTTGCTGCAGGCGGGCGGCGCCCTGCGCCCTGGCCTGACCCACTTTCGCAACGGCCTGATCGCTGACGGCTGGATTGAGAAGGGCGAGATCATGCGCGACCCGGCGCAGCTGGACCGGGTGGCGGCGTGGCAGGCGCAGGCTATTGCTGGGCACTTTCCCGGGGCCACGCTGCTGGTGGGGGCCCCGGCCTGCGGGGCGGTGCTGGCCACGTTTGTGGCGCGGCACCTGGGGCTGCCCGTGGCCTTTTTGGCCTTGCAACCAGTCCCCGCGTGGCACCGCATGCATGTGCCGGCCCCTGGCCACCGCGCCGTGTACGTGGACGACCTGATCTGCACCGGCAGGGACGCGCGAACCGCCGCCGCGTTCCTGCGGGCGCAGGGCCTCACGGTTCTAGGGGTCAGCGCGTGGATCAGCCGCACGGACCTGGGTGGCGAACGACTGCACACGCTGGCGCCGCCACCGTTTCAGACCTGGGCCGCCCATCCGGCCCCGCCGGCGGGCCCGCCCCAGTACACCGACGTGCGTGAGTAA
- a CDS encoding ribonuclease catalytic domain-containing protein, protein MTMPELTPAQRTEVELLARGKQDKSRTLRDLKLPETPQAAHALLLRAGLWDEARTPYADRLGAALQPVTLPVPPFPEEPRLDLTQLQSYAIDDEGNRDPDDAVAVEPLPGGGTRLWVHVADVAALIAPDSDLDLEARSRGATLYLPDQTVGMVPDALVAQAGLGLHPTTPALSISLDLDQDGNADAVDVALTTVRVTRLTYTGAQAALDAGQEPFVTLARLAAQSRALREAEGALTIDLPEVRVKADESGAVVTPLPKPDMRAVVQECMTLAGWAAAIYADDHELALPFATQDPPHRDVRGDTLSAHWARRKTLARTRFQPAPGPHAGMGLDLYAQATSPMRRYLDLVVHQQLRAHLTGAEPLSGKAVAARVAQAQMNADATRQAERLSRRHHTLRFVAAQPGRVWPAVVVERRGPQATLLIPELAYDVALSSAVPAGQEVQVELTDVNLPDLTVRARVVG, encoded by the coding sequence ATGACCATGCCCGAGCTCACACCGGCCCAGCGCACCGAAGTGGAACTGCTGGCCCGGGGCAAACAGGACAAAAGCCGCACCCTGCGCGACCTGAAACTGCCGGAAACCCCGCAGGCGGCCCACGCCCTGCTGCTGCGTGCGGGGCTGTGGGATGAGGCGCGCACGCCCTACGCCGATCGGCTGGGCGCGGCCCTGCAGCCCGTGACGCTGCCGGTGCCGCCCTTTCCCGAGGAGCCGCGCCTGGACCTGACCCAGTTGCAGAGCTACGCCATTGACGACGAGGGCAACCGCGACCCCGACGACGCGGTGGCGGTGGAGCCCCTGCCGGGGGGCGGGACCCGGCTGTGGGTGCATGTGGCGGATGTGGCGGCGCTGATTGCCCCCGACAGCGACCTGGACCTGGAAGCACGTTCGCGCGGCGCCACCCTGTACCTGCCCGACCAGACGGTGGGCATGGTGCCCGACGCCCTGGTGGCGCAGGCGGGCCTGGGCCTGCACCCCACCACCCCGGCCCTGAGCATCAGCCTGGATCTGGATCAGGACGGCAACGCCGACGCCGTGGACGTGGCCCTGACCACCGTGCGCGTGACCCGGCTGACCTACACGGGGGCGCAGGCGGCGCTGGACGCCGGGCAGGAACCGTTCGTGACGCTGGCGCGGCTGGCGGCCCAGAGCCGGGCCCTGCGCGAGGCCGAAGGGGCCCTGACCATTGATCTGCCGGAGGTGCGTGTGAAGGCCGACGAAAGCGGTGCCGTGGTGACCCCGCTGCCCAAGCCGGACATGCGCGCCGTGGTGCAGGAGTGCATGACCCTGGCCGGCTGGGCGGCGGCCATCTACGCCGACGACCACGAACTGGCCCTGCCCTTTGCCACCCAGGACCCCCCGCACCGCGACGTGCGCGGCGACACCCTCAGCGCCCACTGGGCGCGGCGCAAGACCCTGGCCCGCACCCGCTTTCAGCCCGCGCCGGGGCCACACGCGGGCATGGGCCTGGACCTGTACGCCCAGGCCACCAGCCCCATGCGCCGTTATCTGGATCTGGTGGTGCACCAGCAGTTGCGCGCCCACCTGACCGGCGCCGAGCCCCTGAGCGGCAAAGCGGTGGCCGCCCGCGTGGCCCAGGCCCAGATGAACGCCGACGCCACCCGGCAGGCCGAGCGCCTCAGCCGCCGCCACCACACCCTGCGCTTTGTGGCCGCGCAGCCGGGGCGCGTGTGGCCCGCCGTGGTGGTGGAGCGGCGCGGGCCCCAGGCCACCCTGCTGATTCCCGAACTGGCCTATGACGTGGCCCTCAGCAGCGCCGTGCCCGCCGGGCAGGAGGTGCAGGTGGAACTAACGGACGTGAACCTGCCGGACCTGACGGTACGCGCCCGCGTGGTGGGCTGA
- a CDS encoding DUF4097 family beta strand repeat-containing protein — MNEQHPQDDFRSHVQRLVAEGKLTAEEARGLLEETAPGSDLPPVSLDSSATLPPPQAEHALHLLVKGYSLTVVQDPALGAPHLSANEEGRLTLEQTPQGWRVARVPGSMQHTGPGQGSLKAILTVPFTPGHVRAEVNGGNLTLPDLAGDMRAEVNGGNVRMGRAASLRAEVNGGNLTAAELGGPTHLRVNGGNLSLKGARTLDASVNGGNLKWAGVLSGGDHRVEVNAGNATLYLQEGSSVRLDASVTVGNFRADFPTQRQGGFLNTRHHGQLGSGDAILHSKVAAGSLKVVTQ; from the coding sequence ATGAATGAACAGCATCCGCAGGACGACTTCCGTTCGCACGTTCAACGTCTGGTGGCCGAAGGCAAACTCACCGCCGAGGAAGCCAGAGGGCTGCTCGAAGAGACGGCGCCTGGCTCAGACCTGCCGCCGGTCAGCCTGGACAGCTCCGCGACCCTGCCCCCACCCCAGGCCGAACACGCCCTGCACCTGCTGGTCAAGGGCTACAGCCTGACGGTGGTGCAGGACCCGGCCCTGGGTGCGCCGCACCTCAGCGCCAACGAGGAAGGACGCCTGACCCTGGAACAGACCCCGCAGGGCTGGCGGGTGGCGCGTGTGCCCGGCTCCATGCAACACACCGGCCCCGGCCAGGGCAGCCTGAAGGCCATCCTGACTGTGCCCTTCACCCCGGGCCATGTGCGCGCCGAAGTGAACGGCGGCAACCTGACCCTGCCCGATCTGGCCGGCGACATGCGCGCCGAAGTGAACGGCGGCAACGTGCGCATGGGCCGCGCGGCCAGCCTGCGCGCCGAGGTGAACGGCGGCAACCTGACTGCCGCTGAACTGGGCGGCCCCACCCACCTGCGGGTGAACGGCGGCAACCTTTCCCTGAAAGGTGCGCGCACCCTGGACGCCAGCGTGAACGGCGGCAACCTGAAATGGGCGGGCGTCCTGAGCGGCGGCGATCACCGCGTGGAGGTCAACGCGGGCAACGCCACCCTGTACCTGCAAGAAGGCAGCAGCGTGCGCCTGGACGCCAGCGTCACCGTGGGCAACTTCCGCGCCGACTTTCCCACCCAGCGCCAGGGCGGCTTCCTGAACACCCGCCACCACGGCCAGCTGGGCAGCGGCGACGCCATCCTGCACAGCAAAGTGGCCGCCGGCAGTCTGAAGGTGGTGACCCAGTGA
- a CDS encoding SHOCT-like domain-containing protein, with the protein MKEKIKRILDLIRAGKLTLDDAAPLLAALSPKLALTDSDRELLSALLSREELDSAQVAEHLMLLRGVRDAAPGAPFPPQPPRPPSGPRVVVGGRPGPRMDRFVDRLTGGIDAMVENITSQVEREVSQFERHMHGDGPQPGPSRSARVLRIQVESQHGDEFSANIPVSLAAHLDKLIPPHGRAALESAGFTLETLQLLIEANPAPGPLIDAEDQHGNEVHIALK; encoded by the coding sequence ATGAAAGAAAAGATCAAGCGCATTCTGGACCTGATCCGCGCCGGCAAGCTGACGCTGGACGACGCCGCGCCGCTGCTGGCCGCCCTGAGCCCCAAACTGGCCCTGACCGACAGTGACCGCGAACTGCTGAGCGCCCTGCTCTCCCGCGAGGAACTGGACAGCGCCCAGGTGGCCGAACACCTGATGCTGCTGCGTGGGGTGCGTGACGCCGCGCCGGGCGCCCCCTTTCCGCCCCAACCGCCCCGCCCCCCCTCCGGCCCGCGCGTGGTGGTGGGTGGCCGCCCCGGGCCCCGCATGGACCGCTTTGTGGACCGCCTGACTGGAGGCATAGACGCCATGGTCGAGAACATCACGTCTCAGGTTGAACGCGAGGTGTCGCAGTTTGAGCGCCACATGCACGGCGACGGCCCCCAGCCCGGCCCCAGCCGCTCGGCCCGGGTGCTGCGTATCCAGGTGGAATCCCAGCACGGCGACGAGTTCAGCGCCAACATTCCCGTGAGCCTCGCCGCCCACCTCGACAAGTTGATTCCGCCCCACGGCCGCGCCGCCCTGGAAAGCGCCGGCTTCACCCTCGAAACCCTGCAACTGCTCATCGAGGCCAACCCCGCCCCCGGCCCCCTGATTGACGCCGAGGACCAGCACGGCAACGAAGTCCACATTGCGCTGAAGTGA
- a CDS encoding DUF2089 domain-containing protein gives MRPLPLPFPDETEAPLVTELRFPTSGVTVRGVFELNEFAVLSPENLEFLRLYIRVRGNLKEVERVLGLSYPTVRARFDTLLRAIGYEPEQADPQAEVLASLERGEITPDEAARKLRR, from the coding sequence ATGCGTCCCCTGCCCCTGCCCTTTCCCGATGAAACCGAGGCCCCGCTGGTCACCGAGCTGCGTTTTCCCACCAGCGGCGTGACGGTGCGCGGGGTGTTTGAACTGAACGAATTTGCGGTGCTCAGCCCGGAAAATCTGGAGTTCCTGCGCCTGTACATCCGCGTGCGCGGCAACCTGAAAGAGGTCGAGCGGGTGCTGGGCCTGAGTTACCCCACCGTGCGCGCCCGTTTCGACACCCTGCTGCGCGCCATCGGCTACGAACCGGAGCAGGCCGACCCCCAGGCCGAAGTGCTGGCCAGCCTGGAACGCGGCGAAATCACGCCAGACGAGGCCGCGCGCAAGCTGCGGCGGTAG
- a CDS encoding GNAT family N-acetyltransferase, with the protein MPTIRPATLQDVPAIAAIHTGSWRETYAGLMPADFLARMTDDAQRERRAAFWAQNIAAGQDAVLVAEDAGAVIAFASAGAPRDHEGYDAELFTLYSRRAVQGRGTGRALLRAVADALQARGAQSMALWVLDVNPTRQWYARQGAAEAGEKVQPIPGGELREVRMVWTDLGTVAAGL; encoded by the coding sequence ATGCCCACCATCCGCCCGGCCACGCTGCAGGACGTCCCGGCCATTGCGGCCATTCATACGGGGAGCTGGCGCGAAACCTACGCGGGGCTGATGCCTGCCGATTTTCTGGCGCGCATGACCGACGACGCGCAGCGCGAGCGCCGGGCCGCCTTCTGGGCCCAGAACATCGCGGCGGGCCAGGACGCCGTGCTGGTGGCCGAGGACGCGGGCGCGGTGATCGCCTTTGCCTCGGCGGGCGCCCCGCGCGACCACGAGGGCTACGACGCCGAACTGTTCACGCTGTACAGCCGCCGCGCCGTTCAGGGGCGGGGCACAGGCCGGGCCCTGCTGCGCGCCGTGGCCGACGCCCTGCAGGCACGCGGCGCGCAGAGCATGGCCCTGTGGGTGCTGGACGTGAATCCCACGCGGCAGTGGTACGCCCGCCAGGGCGCGGCCGAGGCCGGCGAGAAGGTGCAGCCCATCCCCGGCGGCGAACTGCGCGAGGTGCGCATGGTGTGGACAGACCTGGGGACTGTGGCCGCCGGTCTCTGA